From Daucus carota subsp. sativus chromosome 6, DH1 v3.0, whole genome shotgun sequence:
aattaattatttaattcggctcccatattaattgcttataaattctccatgtttaagatatcgcatgtccattaattaaattaatttctgacaattaatttaatcaatatcttttatccttgatcatccactcaaccttataattatgcaagaacaaatctgcctgcaggactaaagcatgattatatttatgagctttcaagtgggcatcatcacccgaatatatttttcggacacggtttccttctatagtcaatatcccactccgtatataatgtcattgcccaatacataaattcgtaatttaaaataaattacttaacttattagtcaaggcatgtgcattaaatacaagtgtcaaccactatatccggattaagaacctaaACAATAATAACATCGTAGAATCTTAATTCTTTATTGtcaaaataaaagaaacaattattctactattttgatcccgttcaatatacacaaagtatataagtattattcaatagtcaagataaactatttccaaataatacttcagtcgttccaatggtttgtctaacaccatttagactgtgaacctttattatattatataaggaactcgacaatctaatcttctgctatcccatttgatactagattgtctacaatatataatatacagacaatgtgaaaacatgcattcaagattctcaaataattgttatatatttcaaacgaatatttcagtataaccctaacacaaGCAATATCAGAGTTTACGATGATCCGAGTTCGAAGGCGCCTGATTTCTAGGAGCAGATCCGGATTAAACAAGGATGATAAACTTAAGGAGACTGCACAACTAAGGACAGCAGGAGATAGCTACTGATTGATAGATTTTAGGAAGCAAATCAGTATGAAATTAATCAGAAGATATCATGtaattgtgtatataaacacctcttagggtttactctagatgagtagAGCATTGAGTACATTATTCTTTGTAAcgtagcagctcttagtgataagaatataaatcactaaaagattatttgtatgCTACTGTGATCAAGTGTTTTTGAAGTTAATAAGAGTTACATTAAATTATTCTCTTGTTCGTCAAAATTGttttgattgtgttcattatatataattatatagtgTTTATATTCGGCCTAACAGGGTCCGTCCCGAAATCCTAACCAAGTTAAGAATCCTATTTTGAGAAGAtgtcttatttatgataattgaggTAATCCTGTTTTGGTAGAATTATTAATTGTGGAAGGATTCTATTCAAGATAGGAAAAGAtggtaattattataaatttgaagTAAATTAGGATTAGTATTtggttgcctataaatatagttatttgtagGAGTTTTATGAATTACAAAAGTTAAAGAGTTGTTTAAGAGATACACAAGAGACAAGGCTTTTGTGATCAAGTTGGGGTGTTTGTATATAAGAGCGTTGAGTGAGGGACCAACTCCAATCTTctaatacattcatatttagtggatTGGTAGATTTACCCTCCATTGAGGGATTTCCATGTTAATTGTTTGTGTCATTTACTTTCGTGCTTgttattgtgtttaattaacGTCAATCTATAGTGGATATTATCCTAACAAATTGGTATCAAGAGCTCAGGTTCGAGGAGTAGAATGATCCTAACAAACGTCAATCAATAGAACATGGCTTAGATGTTGTCGATTTTTCCGGGGGTTGGATGATCCACTTTGTGACCGTGCAAGAGAAATAATCCCTGAGCTTTTGAGAAAAACTAATAAGCTCGAAGCACAACAAAAATAGGTAGATTGCAAGAGAATTGGATTTGGTTCGGAATATATTGGAGGTCATATGGAAAGCTCCGAAGCATTGAGAAGGGTTTTTTTTGGTGTAATGGACATGGAGTTTCCAAAACGATCTAAATAAGAGAAGTGCAGTCACAAGTCCATTTTCATGTTGAAGAAGTAGTATGTGGTTGACCTAGCAACCAACCAATCTGTCTAGTAACTCTAAGTCCCTTAAAATCCTTTTTCATGTTATTCTAGAGGTGCATTACATAGAATCTAATTTCAGATTCTAGGAAGTGTGTCTGAAGTGCATTCACTAGGCCCTTCAAGTACATATAGTACATATGAGTATCAcaaccaaaataaataaataaaaacaaataaaactaTATTGAGAATTCACCTTCTGTCTATATGAGATAAATGTGTAAGTCCCGCTGTTTTCTATCCTTAAGTCTGCCTTTATTGACACCAAGAATCAATTCCACCTATTGTTGTTCTCTGCTTCCCCGTGCACCCAAGCTAGTGGGTACATTCCCTCATTAGGAACTGTACCAACTGCAGTCAATAAAATACCCCCAAAAGGGCATTTTAGATGGAAACCATCTAATCCAATTAGAGGCCTACAACCTTCAAAAAAACCTTTTCTGAGAGGCCCCAAGAAAACATGGAACCTTTTTAATCTACTACCATCAAAGCCATTCCCAACTAGTTCTTTCATCAACTTAATTGTGGAGGTTGGCATTACTTTCTTGAATTCATTAACATACAAATATAGcttgctgaattcttcttcatgtCTCCCTATAATGCTTTCTTTGgcctttctcaatgcactatATGCCATTGTCTCTAAATTGTTGCATTTCAGATCATTAACCAACTTTCAGTGAAATGCTTGTAAAGGCCAACTAGGGTTCATCATTATCTCATGTTCAAATGTTTTGGCCAACCAAGTGGAGTTGATCATTTGTATTTGAACCCATGTAGGGCTCTATATGTATTTGTTGTACAACGTCTTAACCTGGATATTACTTGATCTCTGCTACCTAATGCCATAACACTTCCAATCACACCTCTCCGTGCATATCCACTTAATTTTATCAGAATGGTTTTCCCTCAATTTTATGCCTCTTTGTTATGTAATTGCATATTTCCTCACTACTTCCCTAAATACTTTACGTCTTTACCACTACTACAAAGCTTGCCCAACTAAAAATGAGGATCCTCCATATCAGTATGCTCATTAAATTCTGTATTCTTAAATAACCCCCTCATCATGAAGTATCTAACTCTCTTTCTAGCTCTATATGGTGATTAGGTGGAGGCACCCTCGTCTTCTTTTTAGGCTTAGGATAGTCACTCTCACTGAAATCCAAGTTGGAACTATCCTCgtaaaaatttatgttttttctcTTCATCCACATTTGCATCTTCCTCAACCACATCATTTTACAGCTCCTTCAacttaaactctgatgtctTCTATTCTCTTTATTCTTTGATCTAAAGCAAACTGCGTAAATGAAATATCCCAATTTTCACCATCTAAACCAGGACCATTGGGGGTGGTATACAACTTACTCTCTGCCAAGGTTTTAACTACCTCAAGGTCTTTGTCAGTTTCAATACGCATGATGTTAGAAGCTCTGAACTCTAGTTCATTaagcaaaaattaaaaatccatACTCTGAGTACTAAAACCAACCTCTCCAAGCATAGCatcaatttcaaacaagcaCGGACCCTCCGCAGAACACATGTCAAAAAATGCTATATCACCCCGAACATAATCAGAAAAATCCTTATTAAACTGACCACCATAATGGAGTTTTATCGAAAAGTATGGACTCATATCTGTATTCAAcaattgttttttcaaaaatttatcaaCAAGGGGACCACACTACTTTAATTAATCAAACAAATTTACATTAATGAGACccgaaacatatataaaaacaaaacccTAAAAGACACAAAAAGACAACATGCATGAAATATGTTAGCATCTCAGTGCGAATGCCatataaacacaaataaaagCAGTCATATATTAAAGACAAAGATCGTGCTTACCACCATAAGCAGATATTTCATCAACACTATTCTTCAATACGCTTGAACCATCATCGTCTTTCGATTTCGCATCTCCTACATCATTTATGGTAAAAGCACTCCTTAAGCGCCCTCTCATTGCTGCTCtttattgattttatgtttACGAAATCACGGGATTTCTACTAGTGTAATGTTGTGGAGGAAGAGAGAACGGTGTTAATTAGGAATGGGGGAATTGGAGGGAATTAGGAATTTTACTTTAGATTATTGAATTAAAGGAATTAAACAAAACTACTGGGTAAATGGACAAGACTGCCCATAAATTTTAAAGTTAACTAGTCAAAGCGAGTCAATTTTAGCCCAAAATGATGAACAAGGTTGTACTTGACACGCCAAATGGACCAACAGGGTGCACAgtgcaattatataaaaaaattggccATAAAATTCTTTTCTGAATTTCAATGTATGGCGTTTTGCCATTAACTCTTAAtttaaacacttaaaaattattaaccatcaaaatcataatttcttttattaatttttaaaagtcaaCGAGCAATTTACGAGTTATAAGGCAGTAAtgaattaattttagaaaaggaaaagaaaaagaaagtagGCAGCAGAGGTAGGACTGTCAATCaatacggactatccggtgtctcaGCTTATATCCgcctcgaaaatatgatacagtTTTGTATCCGTTTTGAAAATGATCCAAATCTGGTGGAAAAATTAAGTCCGGATAATATGTGATCCCGGATTTGAGCTCTCCCATCCCTTCTCAGATTAAgcctcatataatttttcataatatgatccatGGTTCACATTCGATTtgaactcatatacatattgcatttaataaaatttaataaaattttgatatcttatttaagtttaaatcttataaaatatgatttattcaagtcgataatgtttattttcttcatgtatattttatatgttatatatatatatatatatagatatatatatatatagatatagagggtcctactccaatacaaactactaaaatacAAGCCAACgcgattaagtagaatggtAAGGGTTTTTGgaccggggatggaccccgagatgggcctagacatggtctaagtggggcctaatAGGGTCGAGGCGGGGCCTAGTGAGACCATGGTGGGGTCAATTTTTTGCTCTTTAAGGCTGTCTGGAGCCTGTCCAGGGTCTGTGAGGGCgggccctaggtgggtgatgatATATAGGAGGTGGGTGATGTCATTTAagtatagtttctcttggtttgtattttagtggtttgtatttgagcaattgcatatatataatcaagttGTTGTAACAGACAGTTGTGGGAAACAAACTCATACATTAATTTGTTCAGAAACACCGTTGTCTAATATCTTTTGCAATAAGGGTTTGTTGTTTACAAAATGTTGTTTGAGTACTGTTTAAACAACAGTCGTAGCAAAATACAATTGTTTTCATGGAAATTATATACTAGTTCTTATATCTCAAAGCGTTGTACTCATAaacactatatatatttatgtgcgTAAAAAACAACAGTCAAGAACCGTTATCTAAACTGTAAACACTAATGTGTGAAATTCTTTCATACATTGGTTTGTTgtgtaaaattattatttgtaggCCTTTGCAACATTGATTTTACTTTCAGCATTATTGTGTCACCAGCTCTTTGACAATAGTTAGTAATTGTTATTATAGATACCGTTCAACAACATTTAGATTCTCGTTGTTTGATATAATATCATACATCGCCTCGATATTCAACAGAATCTTGATGTGACAGACAACGGTGATAAACCGTTGTATTACCctatttttcttgtagtgagacCAAATGATAAGTATTTGAATAAttgtaataataatgatatttaatgttagtggatcatatccggctcatattcaATGGACCATAAATTATCCGGTTGAATAGAGAATACGATACCAGATCATATTCGGTTCAAATTCGAATCTCAAATATCCGGTATTGGTTTTTATCCGATTACATTGATCCCtgacccaaatctggacaagttaaaaataatatcatctcaTACTTAGTAGATGAGtattgtactccctccatcccattttaagtgtcatgtttgacttttgaatggttaaattgaccaaattttgactgagatttacacatataatataattttgaaagataaaaaaaattatgtcattataaagcacatacaatatactataaaatataatttttaattttttaaaataataacggtTTTATTCTTTATGCTTGGTCAAAAATGGGTCAGTTTGATCGttgaaagtcaaaacaggacattcaaaatgggatggagggagtatatatcacCGGGATCATTTTACAACCCTAAGCGGAGGTAGCAAGTGAGGAGGATCCACGCATGTTAGTCCGTCACTAGTGGTACGTGGTGGTGATGAGTGAGTTAAGCCACGTCGAGGCCTGCCTAACTCACGCCATTACTTAACCTTTTATCCCCTCTTTTTCCTCGTAAATCTCGCAAGTGACAACAACATgtacatgtacatatatataatacttaCATCTTCTCATCAAAATGAACAACACTCCACCCCACACCCCATCCAGGCGGCGTGTGTTTGAgcttggatatggatttagatagcagcagcagcagcagtagCATATGCTCGAGTATCATTCTACGATGGAtgcattttattatataatctcatccacagttttaaaatgtaaaacCCCCATGCTATAATCTATTATTTAATTAGATATTAGATATTAGTTGCCGAGTTGCTGGCCAAATGAACGCCTCCTTTATAAATAGTATACTAGTCTCAACAGACACATGATAAGATCGAGATGGGGAAAGTGGAAGATAATGAGGAGGAGAAGAAGATGGAAAGTAATAACAGTAACAATACTACTAGTATCTTTAGCAGCAGCAGGAGGAGAAGAGCTGGTGTTGCTACGGATTCTTCACAGCAGGATCAGGAAGGACTTAAGCTTCAAGTTTACCATCAAATCCTGCGCCGCCTTCACCAccattcttcttcttcagacttTGATCATCAACTCTGGGCCCACTTCAATCGCCTTCCTACCAGGTCACATCTTTCATTTCTTCTTTCTTTCGATCTACTGTCTCTTTCCTATGTCCCAACagattgtttacgttcactgtttgcacgcattttgagtgGCTACTATGGTTACATAATGTTTTTATCAaccatatatattatgtgttcgATGAAATTACGAGTCCTTATGCATTTCAAAATACTTGACGATGACATTGATTTAATTATAAAGGTACGCGTTGGAAGTGAATGCCGAAAGGGCAGAAGATGTTCTCACCCACAAGACCCTGCTGCAACTGGCTCATGATCCTTCCCAGAGACCCGCCTTTCATGTTCGTCTTGTTCAGGTTATCATCTCTTTAATTTGTCTTCCAAATCAATCTTGCATTCGATACATGCTTGCCTGcatcatatatatgatttactgGACTTAATGATTATTTTGTACTTTGTATTTTTCTTTATGCAGGTTCCTCCTTCACCTGATAGTAACCAAACAGTTCATTCAAGCTCTCAAACAAAGGATCTTATTGTGCCAAGGTCCAGAccttatttttaattgtttgatGCCATTCGATATTTAAATTCTAAGTTGTCTATTGCTGAAAGTGTATGACAATTTTCTGTTTCCATTCGACTCTCTTTGTTTCATATTGGACaccaatatttttttgttattttttgtcaTGTTTCAGCATCCATCCACCACCTGCTTTTGGTTCTTCTCCAAATCTTGCTGCCCTTGCAAGTCAAGCTAATGATGTTCAGAATGAGGACAGTTCTATGAATGCCTGTGTCAGCTTTTCTCGGTATTTTGGTTATTCTTACCCTCTATGCTGTTTCATTGAATCACGGAATATGCCTATGGACACTTTCCAGATTTGCATTCCCGGTGCTTACCTTTATTTTCTTGTTGATGTTATGTAGACCCATGCATGAGATCACCTTTTCAACAGACGACAGGCCTAAGGTGCTCAGTCAGGTAGTTTATTTCGTCTAGATGAATAGAGTTTCAACACTCCTTTTCTGACTAGCAAATAAGTCATCTATCAATCTATAACTACAAATGTAGTTGCATTTTCTGATGTTATTGGTATAGAGATTCCAGCAACACATACCATAGCTCAACAAGTCATTTTACAAGAATTTTGGACTAGGTTGATTGTGTTCTATGAGAGTAAGTTAAAGTAATGTTTATTGTTCTCTAAATGCTAAACagtggcacatgacttctggACTATTAGATGAATGTTTTTATCCTTAACTTTTTTTCATTTCGAAGAGGACAGTGCAGCTTATTTGCTCGGTGTTTATACTGAAGTTGAGAGTTTCATCCACTTGATAGTTTTTTTCCTGTCCTAAACTTTAGTTGACTTCGCTTCTTGCTGAGGTTGGGCTGAACATCCTTGAAGCACATGCTTTTTCCACAGTAGATGGCTACTCCTTAGATGTTTTTGTCGTTGAAGGTTGGCCATTAGAGGTACCTATGCTTGTTCCTTTTGTTTTTAGTGTACTATTTGTAACGGCTTATTGCATAAGTACTCTCACTATTTACATTCCATAgtattttcaagattttgtaCTTTCTAGTGCCTGCTTCATTAGTATTGTCTCTTTAAAATAAATCACCAATTTGAATACTACAGCTATTAGTTCAATGACTGATTCATCGTTGTAAAAATTTCTGAGTTGATATTAGAATCAATACAAATGCCAATAATCATTCTGGTGAAGTTTGATCACGTTTCTTGCTATTTGCTCTCCTACTGGAAAAGATATTAACTATCTTCTTTCAAAAATTTAGGAAACGGAGCAGCTGCGAACAGCATTAGTAAACCAAGTTCATAAGGCTGAGGTGAATTTCTGTCCCCTAAGCTTTTTTATGTGTGAGAATTAATTGATTGAATCTTCCGTTGTCTGTGAAGTTTGCCCAATATTTCTCACCAGAAGTGATTTCTTAatttcttattatatatttttaaaaacagtATCTATGTATATTTCCTGGTTgtctattaaataaaatttataccatTATTCCAATTGTTGGCATACAAAGTTCTTTATGCTAATTTTAATCAGGAAACATGAAAATTCTACAGAATCAGTCCTGGCCAAATCAACTACCATCTTCTCGTCTAGATGAGCCTGCAAAAACTAGCTTCAGATGTGAAAATGATCATTTGGAAATACCTAATGATGGGACTGATGTCTGGGAGATAGATTCTCAACATCTTATATTTGATCGTAAAGTTGCATCTGGATCCTATGGAGATCTGTAAGCTTGTCATCATTATGCACAACTTCTGTTTTATACGAGTTTTTAACTCACTATAAGTTGTGACTTATTCAGATACAGAGGTACGTACTGCAGTCAGGAAGTGGCTATTAAAGTCCTCAAGGCTGAGTGTGTAACTGCAGAGATGCAGAGGGAGTTTGCCCAGGAAGTATATATAATGAGGTTTGTCTAATGTTTCTTTCGAGAAATTTGGACTTGTAGTAGATGGTAGCCTGAAAaaaggtgtgtgtgtgtgtgggggggggggggggggggggcactATGTAATGAATTAATGATTATAAAGTAAAGTTAGTGATGAGATATGAATTGCTAGTTGACTTCTACCAGACTAAAGTAGGCAGTTATCAGGCAAAAcatttatatcattaattatcGGTAGTTATTAGCCAAACTCATTGATGCAGGACAGCTTTTCAAAACAATGATATATTGGATTAAGCAATACAAAAGATGAAACTGGGTGAATTTATTGCAGAAAATCCACTACCCCAAGGGGTTTCTAAACTGCAGAAGGGGGATAAACTATGGATCACAGTCCATGAAAGCAACTCAAATCAGTATCTATAAAACAATTACAGTATATAAACAAGTCTACAGGAATCTCCGGGGGTTATATGATGTATATATGGATATAaaccttataattataatgGACTAAGACTGGGAACAGTTGTGCTGAATACATGTATCCTACTTATATATTTCGTGAACTACTAACCTCacactacatatataaaaactaattaataaCATAAAAGTTCTCCACTATGATCACTTCTATTCCGCCTCAAGTATTCTTTTCTATAACACATGATATACctatatatgtttaaatttgCTTCAAATAATTCTCTTTTCTGCTCTTAGGAAAGTTCGGCACAAGAATGTTGTACAATTCATAGGTGCATGCACAAAACCTCCGAGCCTTTCAATTGTAACAGGTGAATTTTCTTACTGCACTACTTAGCAAGATCCAATTGTGATGGAAAGTCCTTACGGACATATGCTTATTTAGCTTCTTTGTTTCGTCAACTGTTCAAGGTTTATTTATGGTTGAACTGATTGTATTGACTTTAGAATATATGAGTGGTGGGAGCGTGTATGACTATCTCCACAAACAAAATGGTACTTTCAAGCTTCCATCTATGCTGAAAGTAGCAATTGATATATCGAAAGGGATGAATTACCTGCACCATAACAATATAATACACAGGGACTTGAAGGCTGCAAATCTTTTAATGGATGAAAATGAAGTAAGTTGGCTGCTCTCTTTAcattacatataataaaatggCATTTGTGGTATCTGAATTAGTTGCGTAGATTCACTTTCTTGCTTTGCATCACTCAAAATCATTATATATGACAACCATAGATTCAAAGTAAATAACGACAGGTTTAAAGAAAATAACGAAGTTATATGATCAGTTACCCTATGCAAGATGTTTTGATAAAAATTCCTGAAATTTAAGCTTTATATTTTGGCCCATTATATATTTCAGGTGGTCAAAGTGGCTGATTTTGGTGTTGCCCGAGTTCGAGCTCAGTCTGGGGTTATGACAGCAGAAACTGGGACATACAGATGGATGGCTCCAGAGGTTTGgtttctttattttttcttccCTAATTCTTAGAGGTGTCAGCATACACTGCTCCAACAACCTTCGGTTgtaaattcttttcttataatttttgatatatatacatatatgatccTACATCAATAGAAATCAGTTAAATAAAAACGAAATAGAAAGCCAATGCTTTTGAGAAGAATGCATATGTTatctttatataaatttttctgACATAaaagtattaattaattatatgcgACATTACTTAATTGACATTACTCGATGCATATAAACTATCAGTTCTTGTACTTGTTACccatattatattgtataattttgGATGTGATTAATATACTAGTCAAATTGTAAAAGCAGTACCTCCTCAATGTTAATAAAGAAAATGGTTAATGATTATATAAGCAAAAATACCGGGTTCATAATGCATTTAGCAGAAACTTAAGGGatgcaaaatttatataaatatttttttcaatatgaATTATCTAAAATATCCCCGGTTGACTAACGGTAACGGTCATA
This genomic window contains:
- the LOC108227873 gene encoding serine/threonine-protein kinase STY46-like isoform X2 translates to MGKVEDNEEEKKMESNNSNNTTSIFSSSRRRRAGVATDSSQQDQEGLKLQVYHQILRRLHHHSSSSDFDHQLWAHFNRLPTRYALEVNAERAEDVLTHKTLLQLAHDPSQRPAFHVRLVQVPPSPDSNQTVHSSSQTKDLIVPSIHPPPAFGSSPNLAALASQANDVQNEDSSMNACVSFSRPMHEITFSTDDRPKVLSQLTSLLAEVGLNILEAHAFSTVDGYSLDVFVVEGWPLEETEQLRTALVNQVHKAENQSWPNQLPSSRLDEPAKTSFRCENDHLEIPNDGTDVWEIDSQHLIFDRKVASGSYGDLYRGTYCSQEVAIKVLKAECVTAEMQREFAQEVYIMRKVRHKNVVQFIGACTKPPSLSIVTEYMSGGSVYDYLHKQNGTFKLPSMLKVAIDISKGMNYLHHNNIIHRDLKAANLLMDENEVVKVADFGVARVRAQSGVMTAETGTYRWMAPEVIEHKPYDHKADIYSFGVVVWELLTGKLPYENLTPVQAAVGVVQKGLRPTIPKHTLPKLAELLENCWQQDPALRPDFTEIIKILQQIVKEVGDEGESHHKEKTSGRFLSVLRRNHH
- the LOC108227873 gene encoding serine/threonine-protein kinase STY46-like isoform X1, whose amino-acid sequence is MGKVEDNEEEKKMESNNSNNTTSIFSSSRRRRAGVATDSSQQDQEGLKLQVYHQILRRLHHHSSSSDFDHQLWAHFNRLPTRYALEVNAERAEDVLTHKTLLQLAHDPSQRPAFHVRLVQVPPSPDSNQTVHSSSQTKDLIVPSIHPPPAFGSSPNLAALASQANDVQNEDSSMNACVSFSRPMHEITFSTDDRPKVLSQLTSLLAEVGLNILEAHAFSTVDGYSLDVFVVEGWPLEETEQLRTALVNQVHKAENQSWPNQLPSSRLDEPAKTSFRCENDHLEIPNDGTDVWEIDSQHLIFDRKVASGSYGDLYRGTYCSQEVAIKVLKAECVTAEMQREFAQEVYIMRKVRHKNVVQFIGACTKPPSLSIVTGLFMVELIVLTLEYMSGGSVYDYLHKQNGTFKLPSMLKVAIDISKGMNYLHHNNIIHRDLKAANLLMDENEVVKVADFGVARVRAQSGVMTAETGTYRWMAPEVIEHKPYDHKADIYSFGVVVWELLTGKLPYENLTPVQAAVGVVQKGLRPTIPKHTLPKLAELLENCWQQDPALRPDFTEIIKILQQIVKEVGDEGESHHKEKTSGRFLSVLRRNHH